One window of the Cytophagia bacterium CHB2 genome contains the following:
- a CDS encoding carboxylate-amine ligase, whose translation MKEQFTLGIEEEFQIVDPQTRELRSHVSQMLADGKMLLQENIKPEMHQSVVEVGTGICKDIKEARQSVSALRRGIAQIAAKNGLRIVAAGTHPFSDWRMQEITEHERYKNIIDEMGDVARANLIFGLHVHVGVDDRETAIALCNQMRYFLPHILALSTSSPFWLGRRTGLKSTRAVIFRRFPRTGIPDYFASWADFEDFVQTLVKTNCIDNGKKIWWDIRPHAFFNTLEVRICDLPTRLDTTIALAALIQATVCKLWMLHKNNMSFRIYRPTLIEENKWRAARYGVEGKLIDFGKQKEVPLRDLIYEYIRFVDEAVDELDSREEINYLYRILDGGSSADRQLRVYEESNHDLTAVVDYLIKETMEGVA comes from the coding sequence GTGAAAGAACAGTTCACCCTCGGAATTGAAGAGGAGTTCCAAATCGTCGATCCTCAAACGCGGGAATTGCGTTCGCATGTTTCCCAAATGCTGGCAGACGGCAAGATGTTGTTACAGGAAAACATCAAACCGGAGATGCACCAATCCGTGGTGGAGGTGGGCACCGGCATTTGCAAAGACATTAAAGAAGCGCGGCAAAGTGTGTCGGCGCTGCGACGCGGCATCGCGCAAATCGCGGCCAAAAACGGGTTGCGCATTGTCGCCGCCGGCACACACCCGTTTTCGGATTGGCGGATGCAGGAGATTACCGAGCACGAACGTTACAAAAACATCATCGACGAAATGGGCGACGTGGCGCGCGCCAATCTGATTTTCGGCCTGCACGTTCACGTCGGCGTCGATGATCGCGAAACGGCGATTGCGCTTTGCAATCAGATGCGTTATTTCCTGCCGCATATTTTGGCCCTGTCGACGAGTTCGCCGTTCTGGCTGGGCCGGCGCACGGGTTTGAAATCCACGCGCGCCGTCATCTTTCGCCGCTTTCCGCGCACCGGCATCCCGGATTATTTTGCATCCTGGGCCGACTTTGAAGATTTCGTGCAGACGCTGGTCAAAACCAATTGCATCGACAACGGCAAAAAAATTTGGTGGGACATCCGGCCGCACGCCTTCTTCAACACTCTCGAAGTCCGCATTTGCGACTTGCCGACGCGCCTGGATACCACGATTGCCCTGGCCGCGCTGATTCAAGCCACCGTTTGCAAGCTGTGGATGCTGCACAAAAACAACATGAGCTTCCGCATTTATCGCCCCACCCTGATCGAAGAAAACAAATGGCGCGCCGCGCGCTACGGCGTCGAGGGCAAGCTCATTGACTTCGGCAAGCAAAAAGAAGTACCGTTACGCGATTTGATTTATGAGTATATTCGTTTCGTGGATGAGGCGGTGGATGAATTGGACAGCCGCGAGGAAATCAATTACCTCTACCGCATTCTCGACGGCGGATCGAGCGCCGATCGCCAGCTTCGCGTCTATGAGGAAAGCAATCACGATTTGACTGCGGTTGTGGATTATCTGATTAAGGAGACGATGGAAGGAGTGGCGTGA